One Roseimaritima multifibrata DNA window includes the following coding sequences:
- a CDS encoding acetate/propionate family kinase produces MIANRILTINGGSSSIKFAVFDIGKTLTRALVGKLDRIGCDGTQVKFSCQDSSGKHEVDLAALDHVGATEFLMDWLTSNGIIKGVSAIGHRIVHGMQRTQPEIVNSDLLNELRRVCPYAPEHVPAELSIIESIRNRLPNVPQVVCFDTAFHRTMPRVATVMAIPRRYESAGIQRYGFHGLSYAYLVRELRRIGDSAATTGRVILAHLGNGASMAAVVDGICIDTSMGFTPASGLPMGTRSGDIDPGVFRYLTQQEGLDAGSLHRMLNHESGLQGVSETSSDMRDLLAAESSDQRAAEAVNLFCYQAKKFIGGYAAAMGGVDTLVFSGGVGENSAEIRRRICDGLAFLGIDLNPSENLANAALISTTEGHVAVRVVPTDEEVMIAHSVAERVPALQT; encoded by the coding sequence ATGATCGCAAATCGGATCCTGACAATCAACGGCGGATCATCAAGCATCAAATTCGCGGTGTTTGATATCGGTAAAACGTTGACCCGAGCGTTGGTAGGGAAGCTTGACCGGATTGGATGCGATGGAACGCAGGTGAAGTTCAGCTGCCAGGATTCATCGGGAAAGCATGAAGTCGATTTGGCTGCACTCGATCATGTTGGTGCGACCGAATTTCTTATGGATTGGCTGACATCGAACGGTATTATCAAGGGGGTTTCGGCGATCGGGCATCGTATCGTTCATGGGATGCAACGGACGCAACCAGAGATCGTCAATTCCGATTTACTAAATGAATTGCGTCGGGTTTGCCCTTATGCGCCTGAACACGTACCCGCAGAACTTTCGATCATCGAATCGATTCGCAATCGGTTGCCAAACGTACCGCAGGTGGTCTGCTTCGACACCGCCTTTCATCGCACCATGCCCCGCGTTGCAACGGTGATGGCGATCCCTCGTCGTTATGAATCCGCAGGAATTCAGCGATATGGTTTCCATGGTCTTTCCTACGCGTACTTGGTTCGCGAGCTTCGTCGTATCGGTGATTCGGCGGCGACAACAGGCCGCGTTATTCTTGCTCATTTGGGTAACGGCGCAAGTATGGCAGCGGTTGTCGACGGCATCTGTATCGATACCAGCATGGGATTTACTCCGGCGTCCGGATTGCCAATGGGAACGCGATCGGGAGATATCGACCCGGGTGTCTTTCGCTATCTGACGCAACAGGAGGGCCTCGACGCCGGGAGCCTTCATCGCATGTTGAACCACGAATCGGGACTGCAGGGCGTCTCGGAAACCAGTTCCGACATGCGTGATCTCCTTGCTGCGGAAAGTTCCGACCAGCGTGCCGCAGAAGCGGTCAATCTATTTTGCTACCAAGCCAAAAAGTTTATCGGTGGATACGCGGCGGCGATGGGTGGGGTGGACACTCTGGTTTTTTCCGGAGGCGTTGGTGAGAACTCCGCGGAGATCCGTCGCCGGATCTGCGATGGGTTAGCCTTTTTGGGAATCGATTTGAATCCGAGTGAGAATTTGGCAAACGCGGCCCTGATTTCAACGACGGAGGGACACGTTGCGGTAAGAGTGGTTCCTACGGACGAAGAGGTCATGATCGCCCACTCGGTTGCCGAACGGGTCCCAGCTTTACAAACATAA
- a CDS encoding 2-hydroxyacid dehydrogenase, giving the protein MKIIVYSTKPYDRRFLDEAVQSSNHSLTFLETRLTAATVKLAAGHDVVCAFVNDELDEGILKSLADMGIHLIALRCAGFNNVDLTAAKKNAISVVRVPEYSPHAVAEHAVALLLALNRNIHRAYGRTRDGNFSLEGLLGFDLYGRTVGVVGTGKIGCEFAKIMNGFGCHLVGLDIHTNPECEALGMDYVQLPELLQRADVISLHCPLTPETHHLIDHDAIEQMKPDVTIINTSRGACVDTTAVIAGLKSGKIGRLGLDVYEEEADLFFEDLSDQVIPDDTLSRLLTFPNVLITGHQAFFTKEALACIAATTIQNVTDFEETGKCKNQVQPTPA; this is encoded by the coding sequence ATGAAAATCATTGTCTACAGCACCAAACCCTACGATCGCCGATTCCTCGACGAGGCCGTTCAATCGTCGAATCATTCGCTTACCTTTCTTGAAACACGGCTAACGGCAGCAACCGTCAAACTGGCTGCGGGTCATGACGTGGTCTGCGCGTTTGTGAATGATGAATTAGACGAAGGCATCTTGAAATCGCTTGCCGATATGGGCATCCATTTGATTGCCTTACGTTGTGCGGGATTTAACAACGTTGATCTAACAGCGGCAAAGAAAAACGCCATTTCGGTTGTCCGAGTCCCCGAATACTCACCACACGCCGTAGCCGAACATGCGGTCGCACTTCTCTTGGCGCTCAACCGGAACATTCACCGCGCCTACGGAAGGACTCGAGACGGCAATTTTTCTCTGGAGGGCTTGCTGGGGTTTGATCTGTATGGACGGACCGTTGGAGTCGTCGGGACCGGCAAGATCGGCTGCGAATTCGCGAAAATCATGAATGGATTTGGATGCCATCTGGTGGGCCTAGATATCCACACCAATCCGGAATGTGAAGCGTTGGGAATGGACTATGTGCAGTTGCCAGAATTGCTTCAAAGAGCTGACGTGATCTCACTACATTGCCCACTGACGCCCGAAACGCATCATCTGATCGACCATGACGCGATCGAGCAAATGAAACCGGATGTCACGATCATCAATACTTCACGCGGCGCGTGTGTCGACACAACGGCAGTGATCGCTGGCCTCAAGAGCGGCAAGATCGGACGCCTTGGATTAGACGTTTACGAAGAAGAAGCGGATCTGTTCTTCGAAGACCTTTCCGATCAAGTCATCCCAGACGACACCCTCTCACGATTGTTAACGTTCCCAAATGTGCTAATCACCGGGCACCAAGCATTTTTCACAAAAGAAGCGTTAGCCTGCATCGCCGCAACAACGATCCAAAACGTCACCGATTTCGAAGAAACAGGCAAATGCAAAAACCAAGTACAACCAACTCCAGCCTAA
- a CDS encoding universal stress protein, whose protein sequence is MKKILLATDGSVHARQSAKFFASLPHDEKVEITVVSALYLPVTNQTYLTGDWIRNCIEQDEKQAEQEFEWIKKLYAGANVTLNHVIREGHPGEAIVAVARDIDAELVVLGAKGKSAVNRILLGSTSDYVATHAPCSVLVVRPTEAITKGQPIRIAIGYEESGAAQAAIEEFSEFSWGKEPDVRIVNVSFRFGFFDADYLKLSDQMIKNAADQIRSVAPNATGVHLESDHFGEALVQYAEDEKIDIFVVGETPRTRLGRVLMGSMTRYVLRHAPSGVWITRNRAIHGVQKNSEAKEVASE, encoded by the coding sequence ATGAAAAAGATACTGCTTGCAACCGACGGTTCGGTACACGCTAGGCAATCGGCCAAGTTTTTTGCGTCCTTACCGCACGATGAAAAGGTGGAGATCACAGTGGTTTCGGCACTGTACCTCCCCGTAACCAACCAGACCTACTTGACCGGGGACTGGATACGAAACTGTATTGAACAGGACGAGAAGCAGGCAGAGCAGGAATTTGAATGGATCAAAAAACTGTATGCAGGCGCTAACGTCACGCTGAATCATGTCATTCGCGAGGGGCATCCAGGAGAAGCTATCGTCGCTGTCGCTCGAGATATCGACGCGGAACTGGTCGTTCTAGGAGCAAAGGGGAAATCGGCGGTCAATCGCATTTTGCTCGGTAGCACCAGCGACTATGTGGCAACGCACGCCCCCTGCAGCGTTCTGGTCGTTCGCCCCACCGAAGCAATCACCAAGGGCCAGCCGATTCGAATCGCGATCGGATACGAAGAATCGGGCGCTGCCCAAGCGGCGATCGAAGAATTCAGCGAATTCTCTTGGGGAAAAGAACCGGACGTACGCATCGTCAACGTCTCCTTTCGCTTCGGATTTTTTGACGCGGACTACTTAAAATTGTCCGACCAGATGATTAAGAACGCCGCCGATCAGATTCGATCGGTCGCTCCGAATGCGACAGGCGTGCACCTGGAAAGCGATCACTTCGGAGAGGCATTGGTTCAGTATGCCGAAGACGAAAAAATTGACATCTTCGTTGTTGGCGAAACGCCCCGGACTCGCCTTGGCCGTGTGCTGATGGGCAGCATGACCCGGTATGTCCTTCGACACGCTCCCTCTGGCGTGTGGATCACTCGAAACCGAGCGATTCATGGCGTTCAAAAGAACAGTGAAGCAAAAGAGGTCGCTTCTGAGTAA
- a CDS encoding phosphoketolase family protein, protein MSTLQQKRTLSADQLRTIDAYWRAANYLSVGQIYLYDNPLLRRPLELSDIKKMLLGHWGTTPGQNFIYAHLNRVIKENDLDMIYVSGPGHGGPAVVANTYLEGSYTEIYPHISQDEEGLRKLFIQFSFPGGIPSHVSPECPGSIHEGGELGYSLSHSFGAVFDNPELIVACVVGDGEAETGPLATAWHSNKFLNPVDDGAVLPILHLNGYKIANPTVLARIGHEELEQLLRGYGWTPYFVEGDDPALMHEAMATAMDDCIHQIQAIQRDARENGNRERPRWPMIVLRSPKGWTGPKVVDGVPNEGTFHSHQVPLSDPAGKPEHLPLIEEWLRSYRPEELFDENGRLMPELAELAPTGKRRMGANPNANGGALLRDLVMPDYRDYATDVPEPGAPGIGDTRVLGPFVRDVIKLNMEAKNFRVFGPDETISNGLAAVFDVTSRQWEARTEANDEFLETSGRVLEMLSEHQCEGWLEGYLLTGRHGLFNCYEAFIHIVDSMFNQHAKWLKVTNELPWREKIASLNYLLASHVWRQDHNGFTHQDPGFIDVVVNKKASVVRVYLPPDANCLLSVMDHCLRSRQYVNVVVAGKHPAPQWLTMEAAEKHCAEGIGVWDWASSDDGGEPDVVFACCGDVPTLETLAAVSIIREHLPDLKVRFVNIVDLMKIQPESEHPHGLDDPAFDALFTEDKPVIFVFHAYPWLIHRLTYRRTNHENFHVRGYKEEGTITTPFDMTVLNELDRFHIVMDTIDRLPQTGEIGQALKRLMAEKLVQHREYICKNGQDMPEIRNWRWKATQK, encoded by the coding sequence ATGTCAACGCTGCAGCAAAAACGGACACTCTCGGCCGATCAGTTACGCACGATCGATGCCTACTGGCGGGCGGCCAACTATCTATCGGTCGGCCAAATCTATCTGTACGACAACCCCCTGCTCCGACGCCCTTTAGAATTGTCGGACATTAAGAAGATGTTGCTTGGGCACTGGGGGACAACTCCCGGGCAGAACTTCATCTATGCCCACCTAAATCGTGTCATTAAGGAGAACGATCTTGACATGATCTATGTTTCCGGTCCTGGGCATGGTGGTCCTGCGGTTGTTGCGAACACGTATCTAGAAGGTTCCTACACGGAGATCTACCCGCATATCTCTCAAGATGAAGAAGGGCTGCGAAAGCTGTTTATCCAGTTTTCGTTTCCGGGCGGAATTCCTAGCCATGTATCCCCCGAATGCCCTGGATCGATTCATGAAGGGGGTGAGCTTGGATATTCGCTCAGTCATTCATTTGGTGCCGTTTTCGACAATCCCGAATTGATTGTTGCCTGTGTCGTCGGGGATGGTGAAGCGGAAACGGGACCGTTGGCGACGGCCTGGCATTCCAACAAGTTCCTTAATCCCGTTGATGACGGGGCTGTGTTACCGATCCTGCATCTAAACGGGTACAAAATCGCCAATCCCACGGTGCTTGCCCGCATCGGTCATGAGGAACTGGAGCAACTACTGCGAGGCTATGGGTGGACGCCCTATTTTGTCGAAGGGGATGACCCGGCATTGATGCACGAGGCGATGGCGACGGCGATGGACGATTGCATCCATCAGATCCAAGCGATTCAGCGTGATGCGCGTGAAAATGGGAATAGGGAACGCCCACGTTGGCCGATGATCGTGCTCCGATCTCCTAAAGGCTGGACCGGTCCGAAGGTGGTCGACGGCGTTCCAAACGAAGGGACTTTTCATTCACATCAAGTTCCTCTTTCCGACCCGGCCGGCAAACCCGAACACCTGCCCTTAATTGAAGAGTGGCTGCGGAGCTATCGCCCCGAGGAACTCTTTGACGAGAACGGTCGGCTGATGCCGGAATTAGCTGAATTGGCACCGACTGGCAAGCGGCGTATGGGGGCAAATCCAAATGCTAACGGTGGTGCGCTACTGCGTGATTTAGTCATGCCGGACTATCGCGACTACGCGACGGATGTTCCTGAACCGGGAGCCCCTGGGATCGGCGATACTCGGGTGCTTGGACCGTTTGTTCGCGATGTGATCAAACTGAACATGGAAGCAAAGAACTTCCGCGTCTTTGGGCCTGATGAAACCATTTCGAATGGACTGGCTGCCGTGTTTGATGTCACTTCACGGCAATGGGAGGCCCGCACGGAAGCAAATGACGAATTTCTGGAAACCTCGGGACGCGTATTGGAGATGCTTAGCGAGCATCAGTGCGAGGGGTGGCTGGAAGGCTATCTGTTGACCGGGCGGCATGGCCTGTTCAATTGTTACGAAGCTTTCATTCATATCGTTGATTCGATGTTTAATCAGCATGCAAAATGGCTGAAGGTGACAAACGAATTGCCATGGCGCGAAAAGATTGCTTCGCTGAACTATTTGTTGGCGTCTCATGTTTGGCGGCAAGACCATAACGGGTTCACACATCAAGACCCAGGGTTCATCGATGTCGTCGTCAACAAGAAAGCGTCGGTCGTGCGAGTCTATCTTCCTCCCGATGCTAACTGTTTGCTATCGGTTATGGATCATTGCCTAAGGAGTCGCCAATACGTCAACGTTGTGGTTGCGGGGAAACATCCGGCTCCTCAGTGGCTGACGATGGAAGCCGCCGAAAAACATTGTGCGGAAGGAATCGGGGTATGGGATTGGGCGAGCAGCGACGACGGGGGCGAGCCCGATGTGGTTTTCGCTTGTTGTGGTGATGTACCGACTTTGGAAACATTGGCCGCGGTGTCGATCATTCGGGAGCATTTGCCCGATCTAAAAGTTCGGTTCGTGAACATCGTTGATTTGATGAAAATACAACCCGAAAGCGAGCATCCGCACGGTCTGGACGATCCCGCTTTTGATGCGTTGTTTACTGAAGACAAGCCGGTCATTTTTGTGTTCCACGCCTATCCCTGGTTGATCCATCGTTTAACTTACCGCCGTACGAATCACGAGAACTTTCATGTTCGTGGGTACAAAGAAGAGGGAACGATCACGACTCCGTTTGATATGACGGTGCTGAATGAGCTGGATCGCTTCCACATCGTGATGGATACGATCGATCGGCTCCCACAGACCGGAGAGATAGGGCAAGCACTAAAACGTCTGATGGCTGAGAAACTTGTCCAGCACCGGGAGTACATCTGCAAAAACGGTCAGGACATGCCCGAAATCCGGAACTGGCGATGGAAGGCTACCCAAAAGTAG
- a CDS encoding dihydroorotate dehydrogenase-like protein, whose product MSMSLETNYGGLHLATPIIVGACPMTMQEAVRVTLQSAGAGAIVFPSLFEEQVILWSQKNGHSISGQEQRLLERSKHSHSNWAVPDADTYLAMVNRATATRTIPVIASLNGFTAGGWTDFAGELQEVGVAAIELNIHHSIASEYKSAAEIETTVLDAVRDIDAAITIPLFVKLDRNFTSIPHLAAQLLSGAQGLVLYGRSPAVDICLDSFKLSSKWKLSRAGVGTDSIESLMQVHGFCPAMALAASGGIAHADDLIKVLLAGADVGMVTSAIYREGPDVIRTMLDGLRVFMEKHQMQSLWDLQQKRPLEFNSEEARAAYVAALSARLKGNESDPATPTLHSDRWGHVTGG is encoded by the coding sequence ATGTCCATGAGTCTAGAAACCAATTACGGCGGACTGCATCTTGCCACCCCCATCATCGTTGGCGCATGCCCCATGACGATGCAGGAAGCGGTCCGTGTCACCCTTCAGTCAGCTGGAGCCGGGGCGATCGTATTCCCCTCGCTATTCGAGGAACAGGTGATCTTGTGGAGCCAAAAAAACGGTCACTCGATCTCGGGGCAGGAACAACGTCTGCTTGAACGCTCGAAACACAGTCATTCGAACTGGGCTGTTCCTGATGCCGACACCTACCTTGCGATGGTCAATCGTGCGACGGCGACACGTACCATCCCTGTCATCGCTAGCCTAAACGGATTTACCGCTGGGGGCTGGACCGATTTTGCTGGTGAACTTCAAGAGGTTGGAGTGGCAGCGATTGAACTGAACATCCATCATTCGATTGCGAGTGAGTACAAGAGTGCCGCTGAGATTGAAACAACGGTTTTGGATGCTGTACGGGATATCGATGCGGCGATAACGATCCCCCTCTTTGTCAAACTAGACCGGAACTTCACCAGCATTCCACATCTGGCTGCACAACTTTTATCCGGCGCTCAAGGTCTTGTGCTGTACGGCCGTTCGCCCGCAGTCGATATCTGTCTGGATAGTTTCAAACTGTCATCCAAATGGAAACTTTCACGCGCGGGTGTCGGAACGGATTCGATCGAAAGTTTGATGCAGGTTCACGGGTTTTGCCCAGCGATGGCCCTTGCCGCCAGTGGCGGGATCGCTCACGCCGATGACCTGATCAAGGTTCTACTGGCTGGCGCCGATGTCGGAATGGTGACTTCCGCAATCTACCGTGAAGGTCCCGACGTGATTCGCACGATGTTGGATGGACTGCGCGTTTTCATGGAGAAACATCAGATGCAGTCGCTTTGGGACCTCCAGCAGAAACGACCTCTGGAATTCAATAGCGAGGAAGCGCGAGCCGCCTACGTCGCTGCACTCTCAGCACGCCTGAAAGGCAACGAATCCGACCCGGCCACTCCAACACTCCACTCCGACCGTTGGGGGCACGTGACCGGCGGATAA
- a CDS encoding bifunctional aminoglycoside phosphotransferase/ATP-binding protein, whose amino-acid sequence MPSETSSQSSRTRLLQDLQSDDAYPHPVDQPIEVHETHISIVFLAGDYAYKVKKTIKTSFLDYTTLAKRKTLCEEELRLDRRYAPELYMDVVPICLVDNRLKIGGDGEPVEYAVKMRRFPKEALLSERIETGKVTTEQISQLAATIADFHSTAEICEGEFAAGWADFVTQNLAEILQTLEPVGDATTASTLRVIRTWSQDFQREHASAFRTRTEDHFIRECHGDLHLQNVVNWNGRLIPFDGIEFNKRLRCIDVMSDSAFTAMDLAARGHLDLSRSFINAYFEHTGDYSSIVLLRWYLCYRSIVRALVASIRSSNQGATDEEKRLAKEDCRKHVDLAYRFTLRQAPGLWITHGLSGSGKTTISESVVQRREAIRLRSDIERKRHFGLKPTERPTESQKELLYSEATNRELYERLRTQASQILKAGYSVIVDATFLKQRERERFRQTAEQEGVSFAILECHADIQTLRQRVVDRLAKNSDASDADLEALNHQLATNEPITGAEREFVVDIPDRIQTVETL is encoded by the coding sequence ATGCCAAGCGAAACTTCCAGCCAATCCAGTCGCACTCGACTGCTTCAGGACCTGCAAAGCGACGACGCGTATCCCCATCCGGTTGACCAACCGATCGAAGTCCATGAAACGCACATCTCGATAGTGTTTCTCGCGGGCGATTATGCGTACAAAGTCAAGAAGACCATCAAGACCAGTTTCCTTGACTACACCACGCTTGCCAAACGTAAAACGCTGTGTGAAGAAGAATTGCGGCTTGATCGGCGGTATGCCCCCGAACTGTATATGGACGTCGTTCCCATCTGCTTGGTCGACAACCGGCTTAAAATTGGTGGCGACGGCGAACCTGTCGAATATGCCGTCAAAATGCGTCGATTCCCAAAGGAAGCTCTGCTGAGTGAACGAATTGAAACTGGCAAAGTAACGACCGAACAGATTTCTCAACTTGCAGCGACCATCGCTGATTTTCATTCGACCGCAGAAATTTGCGAAGGTGAATTCGCTGCAGGATGGGCTGATTTTGTCACCCAGAACTTGGCGGAGATTCTACAAACCCTTGAGCCAGTGGGCGACGCTACAACCGCCTCTACACTTCGAGTGATTCGTACTTGGTCGCAAGACTTCCAACGTGAACACGCGAGTGCCTTCCGAACGCGAACCGAAGACCATTTCATCCGGGAATGTCACGGCGATTTGCATCTTCAAAACGTGGTGAATTGGAACGGCCGCCTAATTCCGTTTGATGGGATCGAATTTAACAAACGCCTTCGCTGCATCGATGTCATGAGCGATTCCGCGTTCACCGCGATGGACCTAGCCGCACGAGGGCACCTCGATCTTTCGCGCAGCTTTATCAATGCCTATTTTGAACATACCGGTGATTACTCATCGATCGTACTTCTCCGCTGGTACCTATGTTACCGATCGATCGTTCGCGCCCTGGTCGCGTCCATCCGGAGCTCGAACCAAGGGGCGACGGACGAGGAAAAGCGGTTGGCAAAAGAAGATTGCCGAAAGCACGTCGATCTGGCCTATCGGTTCACCCTGCGGCAAGCTCCTGGACTATGGATCACCCATGGGCTGAGTGGAAGTGGCAAAACCACGATCAGCGAATCGGTTGTCCAACGGCGTGAAGCGATTCGCCTGCGCAGCGATATCGAACGGAAGCGGCACTTTGGTTTAAAACCGACCGAACGGCCGACCGAAAGCCAAAAAGAACTTCTCTATAGCGAGGCCACCAATCGCGAGCTTTACGAACGATTGCGAACGCAGGCTTCACAGATTCTCAAAGCAGGCTATAGCGTTATTGTCGATGCAACGTTTCTGAAGCAGCGGGAACGAGAACGGTTCCGACAGACTGCCGAGCAGGAGGGCGTGTCGTTTGCGATCCTCGAATGCCACGCAGATATTCAAACGCTCCGGCAAAGGGTTGTCGATCGGCTGGCAAAAAATTCAGACGCTTCCGATGCTGACTTGGAAGCATTGAATCATCAATTGGCCACGAACGAGCCGATCACCGGCGCCGAACGCGAATTCGTTGTGGACATTCCCGACCGAATTCAAACGGTGGAAACCCTTTGA
- a CDS encoding glycogen debranching protein translates to MKTWEQVEGTPYPLGATWIAEENAYNFSLYSKHAEAVHLLLYSKQDVERPMFEYAFDYLKNKSGPVWHCRVNREEVAEAAYYAYRIDGPAPQGIFAWHNFDFEKVLLDPCARSVYFPDDFSRQAACRPGSNAGQAPLGVLPTELCEFDWGEDPSPRHDSDLVIYELHVKGFTRHPNSKVPESHRGTFLGVVDKIPYLVDLGITAVELMPVFQFDPDHNNYWGYMPLNFFSPHHAYGTDPETCNVLSEFRTMVSALHDAGIEVILDVVYNHTCEGDHTGPIYNFKGIDNSSAYIMTGDPNAPYANYSGTGNTLHTANRAVRRHILDSLRFWGAELHVDGFRFDLASIFTRKSDGSINLDDPPIVSEIGTNADLTDARLIAEPWDADGEFQLGAKFPGQRWMQWNAHYRDTMQKYVRGDSGMVPELMTRLYGSADLFPDDCLHAYQPRLSVNYITSHDGSTLYDLVSYNEKRNWANGHGNTDGAKESSWNSGWEGDENVPQEVRKLRKQQVKNFVCLLMLSNGTPMFRMGDEFMQTQGGNNNPYNQDNLTSWLNWDLLDEHADIFRFFKNMIAFRKAHPSISRSRFWRDDIKWYGTGHLVDMSPSSQQLAYCLHGASQDDTDIYVMANASSESIEFGIQERAAGSWHRVVDTSLPSPDDFVEDEGVAVEEPFYRVNGRSVVVLKV, encoded by the coding sequence ATGAAAACCTGGGAACAAGTCGAAGGGACGCCGTATCCCCTTGGTGCGACCTGGATCGCCGAAGAGAACGCTTATAATTTTTCTCTCTATTCCAAACATGCGGAAGCTGTCCACCTGCTCTTGTATTCAAAGCAAGACGTGGAACGTCCGATGTTTGAGTATGCGTTTGACTACCTGAAAAATAAATCGGGACCAGTGTGGCACTGTCGCGTCAACCGTGAAGAGGTGGCGGAGGCGGCCTATTACGCGTATCGAATCGACGGGCCCGCGCCGCAAGGGATTTTTGCTTGGCATAACTTTGATTTTGAGAAAGTGCTGTTGGACCCGTGCGCTCGCAGTGTCTATTTTCCTGATGACTTCAGTCGGCAGGCGGCCTGTCGCCCGGGATCGAACGCTGGCCAAGCGCCGTTAGGGGTACTGCCAACGGAACTTTGTGAATTCGATTGGGGCGAGGATCCTTCGCCCAGGCATGACAGCGATTTAGTTATCTACGAATTGCACGTCAAAGGATTTACTCGGCATCCCAATTCCAAGGTTCCTGAATCGCATCGGGGCACCTTTCTCGGTGTCGTCGACAAAATTCCCTATCTGGTCGATCTGGGGATAACGGCGGTTGAACTAATGCCTGTGTTCCAGTTCGATCCTGACCATAATAATTATTGGGGATACATGCCCCTCAACTTCTTTTCACCGCATCATGCTTACGGCACCGACCCTGAGACCTGCAACGTGTTGTCTGAATTTCGGACGATGGTTAGCGCCCTGCATGATGCGGGGATCGAAGTCATCTTGGATGTTGTCTACAACCATACATGTGAAGGGGACCACACCGGTCCAATCTATAATTTTAAGGGAATCGATAACAGTTCAGCGTACATCATGACCGGCGACCCGAACGCTCCGTACGCGAACTACAGCGGGACAGGCAACACCCTGCATACGGCGAATCGTGCGGTTCGACGTCATATTCTTGATAGCCTGCGTTTTTGGGGAGCCGAACTGCACGTCGATGGGTTTCGTTTCGATCTGGCGTCGATCTTTACTCGGAAGAGCGATGGATCGATCAATTTGGATGACCCGCCAATTGTAAGTGAGATCGGTACAAACGCCGATTTGACGGACGCCCGATTGATTGCCGAGCCATGGGACGCGGATGGAGAATTTCAGCTAGGAGCAAAATTTCCAGGGCAGCGATGGATGCAGTGGAACGCCCACTACCGAGATACCATGCAGAAGTACGTTCGTGGAGATTCCGGTATGGTCCCTGAGTTGATGACGCGGCTGTATGGCAGCGCGGATCTTTTTCCGGATGATTGTCTTCACGCCTACCAGCCACGCCTGAGTGTGAATTACATCACGTCCCATGATGGGTCAACTCTTTACGACCTGGTTTCGTACAACGAGAAACGTAATTGGGCCAATGGCCATGGCAATACCGATGGCGCTAAAGAATCCAGTTGGAACAGCGGTTGGGAAGGTGATGAGAACGTGCCGCAAGAGGTTCGCAAGCTTCGCAAGCAACAGGTCAAAAACTTTGTCTGTTTGTTGATGCTTTCTAACGGAACCCCAATGTTCCGAATGGGAGATGAATTCATGCAAACGCAGGGTGGAAACAATAATCCGTATAACCAAGACAATTTGACCAGTTGGCTGAACTGGGATCTCCTAGACGAACATGCGGATATCTTTCGCTTCTTTAAGAACATGATTGCCTTCCGAAAGGCTCATCCCTCGATCAGTCGGTCTCGTTTCTGGCGTGATGACATCAAATGGTATGGGACGGGGCACCTTGTCGACATGTCACCCAGTTCGCAGCAGCTTGCCTACTGTTTGCACGGAGCTTCGCAGGACGACACCGATATTTACGTGATGGCGAACGCGTCCTCTGAATCGATTGAATTTGGAATTCAAGAAAGGGCCGCAGGATCGTGGCACCGCGTGGTCGATACTTCGCTTCCAAGCCCCGACGATTTTGTAGAAGACGAGGGTGTTGCTGTTGAAGAGCCGTTTTATCGGGTTAATGGGCGTTCGGTGGTTGTTTTGAAGGTTTGA